In Coturnix japonica isolate 7356 chromosome 7, Coturnix japonica 2.1, whole genome shotgun sequence, one DNA window encodes the following:
- the ASDURF gene encoding ASNSD1 upstream open reading frame protein, giving the protein MSRREEEESAELGRKEELSRRIKEQKVVVDELSNLKKNRKVYRQQPNSNIFFLVDRTETLSQCKNTLDQLKKAQQELENSEKNKVKK; this is encoded by the exons ATGTCgcggcgggaggaggaggagagcgcCGAGCTGGGCCGTAAGGAGGAGCTGAGCCGGAGG attaaGGAACAGAAGGTTGTAGTTGATGAGCTTTCGAATTTGAAGAAGAACAGG aaagttTATAGGCAGCAACCCAATAGCAACATATTCTTCCTTGTAGACCGAACAGAAACACTGTCTCAATGCAAAA ATACATTAGATCAAttaaagaaagcacagcaagagTTGGAAAATTCGGAGAAGAATAAAGTCAAGAAATAG